One Coffea eugenioides isolate CCC68of chromosome 2, Ceug_1.0, whole genome shotgun sequence genomic window, TCAATGAAATAAACATGGTAAAGACCCAGGGAATTCGAGACTCACTCATCTGACAGTTGGAGAGTAGGATACAATTCATTCAGAGTCTTGATAAACTCAGTCCACAGTGCAAATCCCTCAACTACACAATATCTTCCACTGGCAGAAGGGACTTCAAAGGCTAGAATATGTGCATATGCAACATCTCTAACATCAACCCATCTCATGCGCGCGGTATAGAATGATGCAGCTCCTGCATTTAACACTTAAATCAATATCGTCTCATACGATAATTACTAGAATACTTACTTGTAAAGGTAGAACAGTCAATGAAAGATGAAAGTTGTCAAATTTAGAATTGCAGCCTGCTTTCCCAGGACGAGCGTAGTTTATATGAGGTGTCCTAAATTACCTTGATTAACTTATTCTTGAAAAAAGATGGTAGATATTTAATCATAATGAAAGATCGACGATATTTGTTATAGAATCACTATTTAATCTAAAACAAATTTCTCTACGTACCATTTACTAGGTTCAGGACCATTCCTGCAGTTACACTGGGATAAGGCTGCAAGATGGGACCAATGACCATTCCTGGTATGATTGCAACCATATCAATACCATGCTCCTTTGAGAATTCCCAAGCAGCATTCTCTGCCAAAATCTTTGATAGTGGATACCACAACTGACATGAGCAAAAAGATTTGTTAGCTTCATTTTAAAAACATAATTCTTTAAGTTGGAAAATGCAAAAGCTACGTTTCCAAAGAACTCAAGGAGATCATATTCAATCTTCCCACTTTTTTTTGTATTAGAAGTATACATGGCTTTAGATAAAGTTCTGCAAAAGACTAAGCTTAAGCATCTAGACCAAGTCTACTATCAACTTGGTTTGAGCATTTTTCGGTCAGTTCAGGCGCTATGGTATATTGGTGTGATAGTCGCCACAAGGTGCTTGGAATTTTGGCATGTTAGGGACGACATGGTTGCTGCAGAGTAATCGCCACACTCAGAGATTGTTTTTCCCAATTGGACATAGATATGGCGATTAATTTAGTGGTGTACAAGGCTTTAGGTGATGTATCCTGtctcaaattcatcataatGTTGGCAATTTCTCATTAACAATTCGGCTTTAAGCATTTTGATTGATAGCAGTGTCCTATATCAaattattgaaaattgtaaGACTTACATAAATTCTTTCATCTTACAAATTAACAACATGGTTGTTTTGTTCTCTCTCAACTTTGATTGCTACAAGCCTTTTAATTTTGTTGAAGCTGGCAAATGCTAAGCAGtagaaaatttcagaatttctTTGTTGTTTCCTTTTCTATTTAGCAACCTATTCTTTTGGTATTTAAAACATCTTAGGATATTTTACACTTATGGTGTCCTAGATTTATTTTCTTAGTGGCGACGTATCCTGTGGCATCAGTTGGGTTTATTTTGTAAGGAATCAGAGTCAGGAAACACTTAACCGTAAAGCCTTTTGTCAAGTTCacattaaaaaatgaatttttgtaaATACTTGCATTGCTCAAGCCTTTTCAGAAATAATATTATCTTCCATCAATAAATTGAATAAACACTAAACATTTCCTTTGACAAACAGAACAAGGAACCAACATTTTTTGAGACAGTTTATCAGGATATAAAAACAACTGATCATAGACGCACCTTGCGCTCCTCACAGTATGTTGGATCTGCAAACCAACTTTCGTCAACTACAACACCATCCTTCAGTTCCCGATTAGATGTCACTGCTCTCATAGAAGATGTTAAAACCACTCTTTTGATAGATGAAACTCTAGCACAAGATCGCAGCACATTCAGTGTTCCCTTTAGTGCAGGATCCAATTGCTCTATCTGAAgttaatataaatgaattagATCATTTGAATATCTAAGTAATCTCATAAAAATCCCTTAAGGATCTCAAGATTACGAATTCCAAGAGCTAAATCATTAATGTTTGTTGACATTTCAAAATCTCCAGATTTGTTCATGAGGTAAATATACCTGTGGATTGGTCACGCTCGCTGGATGAAGGAGTGGAGATGCAGTATGAAAAACACCTTCACATCCATCAACTATTACATCAAAGGATCCCTCTTCTAGTAAATTTGCCTGAAACAAGTGGAGTCTTTCCTT contains:
- the LOC113760441 gene encoding cinnamoyl-CoA reductase 1-like isoform X1 is translated as MSGAGKVVCVTGASGYIASWLIKMLLHRGYTVKASVRDLNDPKKTEFLMALDGAKERLHLFQANLLEEGSFDVIVDGCEGVFHTASPLLHPASVTNPQIEQLDPALKGTLNVLRSCARVSSIKRVVLTSSMRAVTSNRELKDGVVVDESWFADPTYCEERKLWYPLSKILAENAAWEFSKEHGIDMVAIIPGMVIGPILQPYPSVTAGMVLNLVNGAASFYTARMRWVDVRDVAYAHILAFEVPSASGRYCVVEGFALWTEFIKTLNELYPTLQLSDECSTSTPMVEPNYEISNEKAKSLGIEFIPFDVCLKDTIESFKEKNLVNF
- the LOC113760441 gene encoding tetraketide alpha-pyrone reductase 1-like isoform X2 — its product is MALDGAKERLHLFQANLLEEGSFDVIVDGCEGVFHTASPLLHPASVTNPQIEQLDPALKGTLNVLRSCARVSSIKRVVLTSSMRAVTSNRELKDGVVVDESWFADPTYCEERKLWYPLSKILAENAAWEFSKEHGIDMVAIIPGMVIGPILQPYPSVTAGMVLNLVNGAASFYTARMRWVDVRDVAYAHILAFEVPSASGRYCVVEGFALWTEFIKTLNELYPTLQLSDECSTSTPMVEPNYEISNEKAKSLGIEFIPFDVCLKDTIESFKEKNLVNF